The following proteins are co-located in the Streptomyces sp. NBC_01198 genome:
- a CDS encoding response regulator transcription factor yields the protein MSEAARFSAESPIRVFLVDDHEVVRRGVHDLLDAEPDIEVVGEAESAGHAMARGPALRADVAVLDIRLPDGDGISVCRELRSAMPALACLMLTSFDDDDALLDAIMAGAAGYVLKQIKGSDLVSAVRTVAAGQSLLDPATTARLMSSLRDDHSGAGPEQGALAALSPRERDILALIGDGLTNRQIGTRLYLSEKTVKNNVSRLLAKLGVERRVQAAVIASSSAAPAPDPRTGRR from the coding sequence ATGAGTGAGGCAGCGCGATTCTCCGCGGAGTCCCCGATCCGGGTCTTCCTGGTCGACGACCACGAGGTGGTGCGCCGCGGCGTCCACGACCTGCTGGACGCCGAACCCGACATCGAGGTGGTCGGCGAGGCCGAGTCCGCGGGTCACGCGATGGCCCGCGGGCCCGCGCTGCGAGCGGACGTCGCCGTCCTGGACATCCGCCTCCCCGACGGCGACGGGATCTCGGTCTGCCGCGAGTTGCGCTCGGCGATGCCCGCGCTGGCCTGCCTGATGCTGACGTCGTTCGACGACGACGACGCGCTGCTGGACGCGATCATGGCGGGCGCGGCGGGCTACGTACTGAAGCAGATCAAGGGCTCCGACCTGGTCTCGGCGGTACGGACGGTCGCCGCCGGCCAGTCCCTGCTGGACCCGGCCACCACGGCACGCCTGATGAGCAGCCTGCGCGACGACCACTCCGGCGCGGGCCCGGAACAGGGGGCGCTGGCGGCCCTGTCCCCGCGGGAGCGCGACATCCTGGCGCTCATCGGCGACGGCCTCACCAACCGGCAGATCGGCACGCGGCTGTACCTGTCGGAGAAGACCGTGAAGAACAACGTCTCGCGCCTGCTGGCCAAGCTCGGCGTCGAACGCCGGGTCCAGGCCGCGGTCATCGCCTCCAGCAGCGCCGCGCCGGCACCGGACCCGCGCACCGGCAGGCGCTGA
- a CDS encoding helix-turn-helix domain-containing protein produces the protein MTANAEPAREPAPGDLARRIGQRRVHLGLSENALAVQSGMAPRYLQQLLAQGPAFDPGGFLRVAAVLGMRYEDLLEGRSDPAPGQSAPAPHPVLTRLTTAECWDRLGEHGVGRVALASRPAPMVFPVNYAVEGRSILYRTASEGPAAAASGAEISFQADRIDDRHSDGWSVLMSGAAERIDDPDTTRRLAEEGVVEPWAGGDRPLWIRIEPTETTGRTIGTM, from the coding sequence ATGACCGCCAACGCCGAACCCGCGCGGGAGCCGGCTCCCGGAGACCTCGCCCGGCGTATCGGCCAACGTCGTGTGCACCTCGGCCTGAGCGAGAACGCGCTGGCCGTGCAGTCGGGCATGGCGCCCCGCTACCTGCAGCAGCTGCTCGCGCAGGGGCCCGCCTTCGACCCCGGCGGCTTCCTCCGGGTCGCCGCGGTCCTCGGGATGAGATACGAGGATCTGCTGGAGGGGCGCAGCGACCCCGCGCCCGGGCAGAGCGCCCCGGCCCCGCACCCGGTGCTGACCCGCCTCACCACCGCCGAGTGCTGGGACAGGCTGGGCGAGCACGGGGTGGGGCGCGTCGCCCTGGCCTCCCGTCCCGCCCCCATGGTGTTCCCCGTCAACTACGCGGTGGAGGGTCGGTCGATCCTGTACCGGACGGCGTCCGAGGGCCCGGCCGCCGCGGCAAGTGGCGCGGAGATCTCCTTCCAGGCCGACCGGATCGACGACCGGCACAGCGACGGGTGGAGCGTCCTGATGTCAGGTGCCGCAGAACGGATCGACGACCCGGACACGACACGGCGGCTGGCGGAAGAAGGCGTGGTGGAGCCGTGGGCGGGCGGCGACCGGCCGTTGTGGATACGCATCGAGCCGACCGAGACGACGGGACGCACCATCGGGACCATGTGA
- a CDS encoding PAS domain S-box protein, whose product MTTTAEEPFRALLEAAPDAMVIVDDAGVIRLVNAQTEALFGYPRQALLGRPIEVLVPRRFRAQHPGHRLRYADNQQVRPMGADLELHGLRADGREFPVEISLSPLETPEGLLISAAVRDVSDRKAAEERFRGLLEAAPDAMVIVDDAGTIQLVNAQTEALFGYVREELLGQRVEILVPERFRGHHPGFRHGYVDNRRARPMGAGLELHGLRADGREFPVEISLSPLETPDGTLVSAAIRDVSQRKADEATLAELYEQQRHVALTLQRSLMGSPAPVPGMATASRYFPAQQGAGVGGDWFDLIPLGGGRVGVLIGDVMGRGLDAAAVMGQLRSAAHALAKTGMPPWQLMQALDAVVTELPDQLVTCCYLVVDPDAAEVTVCSAGHLPLLLVEEGGSTHRLPVEVSVPLGVGEVPHQQSRHAVQPGSVLALYTDGLVETPESDLEMQIDLLAAALGKAVATAGNLERAADEVLAHLLPGPQDYADDVTLLLVDIAHPPDTAVSAVLTTDPASVPQGRRFVRETLDAWNCSALVETATLLVSELLSNAVRHACGPLSLRLRRAGAELSVEVCDGSPVVPQARYAVADEESGRGLLLVDSLATAWGTLPTAEGKAVWFSLTVPSPSAL is encoded by the coding sequence ATGACCACGACAGCCGAGGAGCCGTTCCGAGCGCTGCTGGAGGCCGCCCCGGACGCGATGGTCATCGTGGACGACGCGGGCGTCATCCGGCTGGTGAACGCCCAGACCGAGGCGCTGTTCGGATATCCGCGACAGGCGTTGCTCGGGCGGCCCATCGAGGTCCTGGTGCCGCGCCGCTTCCGCGCCCAGCATCCGGGCCACCGCCTGCGGTACGCCGACAACCAGCAGGTCCGCCCGATGGGCGCCGACCTGGAGCTGCACGGGCTGCGCGCTGACGGCCGCGAATTCCCCGTCGAGATCAGCCTGAGCCCGCTGGAGACACCCGAAGGCCTGCTCATCTCCGCCGCGGTACGTGATGTCAGCGACCGCAAGGCGGCGGAGGAACGTTTCCGGGGGCTGCTGGAGGCCGCGCCGGACGCCATGGTGATCGTGGACGACGCCGGGACGATCCAGCTCGTCAACGCCCAGACCGAGGCGCTGTTCGGCTACGTCCGCGAGGAGCTGCTCGGCCAGCGGGTGGAGATCCTCGTTCCCGAACGCTTCCGCGGGCACCACCCGGGATTCCGGCACGGCTACGTGGACAACCGCCGGGCCCGCCCGATGGGCGCCGGGCTGGAGCTGCACGGGCTGCGCGCTGACGGCCGCGAATTCCCCGTCGAGATCAGCCTGAGCCCGCTGGAGACACCGGACGGCACCCTCGTCTCGGCTGCGATCCGCGACGTCAGCCAGCGCAAGGCGGACGAGGCCACGCTCGCCGAGCTCTACGAGCAGCAGCGGCACGTGGCGCTGACCCTGCAGCGCAGCCTGATGGGATCACCCGCCCCGGTGCCGGGCATGGCGACCGCGAGCCGCTACTTCCCGGCCCAGCAGGGCGCCGGCGTCGGCGGTGACTGGTTCGACCTCATCCCCCTGGGCGGGGGGCGGGTGGGGGTGCTGATCGGCGACGTGATGGGCCGCGGTCTGGACGCCGCCGCCGTGATGGGGCAACTGCGGTCGGCAGCGCATGCGCTGGCCAAGACGGGGATGCCGCCCTGGCAGCTGATGCAGGCACTGGACGCGGTGGTCACCGAACTCCCCGACCAGCTCGTCACCTGCTGCTACCTGGTGGTCGACCCGGACGCGGCCGAGGTCACCGTGTGCTCGGCCGGCCACCTGCCGCTGCTGCTGGTGGAGGAGGGCGGCTCGACGCACCGGCTGCCGGTGGAGGTCAGCGTGCCGCTGGGCGTGGGCGAGGTGCCGCACCAGCAGAGCCGGCACGCCGTGCAGCCGGGCTCGGTGCTCGCGCTCTACACGGACGGGCTGGTCGAGACCCCGGAGAGCGACCTGGAGATGCAGATCGACCTGCTGGCAGCCGCGCTCGGCAAGGCGGTGGCGACCGCAGGGAACCTGGAGCGGGCGGCCGACGAGGTCCTGGCGCACCTGCTGCCGGGCCCCCAGGACTACGCCGACGACGTGACGCTGCTCCTCGTCGACATCGCCCATCCGCCGGACACCGCGGTCTCCGCCGTACTGACCACCGACCCGGCCAGCGTGCCGCAGGGCCGCCGCTTCGTGCGCGAGACGCTCGACGCGTGGAACTGCTCGGCGCTGGTGGAGACGGCGACGCTGCTCGTCTCCGAGCTGCTCTCCAACGCCGTGCGCCACGCCTGCGGGCCGCTCAGCCTGCGGTTGCGCAGGGCCGGCGCCGAGCTGAGCGTCGAGGTGTGCGACGGCAGCCCGGTGGTGCCCCAGGCCAGATACGCCGTGGCGGACGAGGAGTCCGGGCGCGGCCTGCTGCTGGTCGACTCGCTGGCCACCGCGTGGGGCACGCTTCCCACGGCGGAAGGCAAGGCGGTCTGGTTCTCGCTGACGGTCCCGTCGCCGAGCGCCCTTTGA
- a CDS encoding GNAT family N-acetyltransferase, producing the protein MLTDHWPLLGLRLNTPRLELRLPSGEELGELADLAGEGVHEPDRMPFIVPWTDLPPEERARSVVQHHWLRLGNWAPENWALNLCVFKDGHVVGLQTIAARDFAVLRQVSTASWLGLRHQHQGIGTEMRAAVLRLAFAGLGAVDALSGAFEDNPSSFAVSEKLDYELDGVEHWNVRGRRTTMRRLRLPRAGWEVGRRVPVTTTGLTPCLPLFGLPPEAKD; encoded by the coding sequence ATGCTCACGGATCACTGGCCCCTGCTGGGCCTGCGCCTGAACACCCCGCGCCTGGAGCTGCGGCTGCCCTCCGGGGAGGAGCTCGGCGAGCTGGCGGACCTGGCGGGCGAGGGTGTCCACGAGCCGGATCGGATGCCGTTCATCGTGCCCTGGACGGACCTGCCGCCCGAGGAGAGGGCGCGCTCGGTGGTGCAGCACCACTGGCTGCGGCTGGGAAACTGGGCACCGGAGAACTGGGCGCTGAACCTCTGCGTCTTCAAGGACGGCCACGTTGTCGGCCTGCAGACGATCGCTGCCCGCGACTTCGCCGTGCTGCGCCAGGTGAGTACGGCCTCATGGCTCGGCCTGCGCCATCAGCACCAGGGGATCGGTACCGAGATGCGCGCGGCGGTCCTGCGTCTTGCCTTCGCCGGGCTGGGGGCGGTCGACGCGCTGTCGGGCGCCTTCGAGGACAATCCGTCCTCCTTCGCCGTGTCCGAGAAGCTGGACTACGAGCTCGACGGCGTCGAGCACTGGAACGTCCGTGGCCGGCGCACGACGATGCGGCGCCTGCGGTTGCCCCGGGCCGGCTGGGAGGTCGGCCGGCGCGTCCCCGTCACGACCACCGGTCTCACGCCCTGCCTGCCGCTCTTCGGTCTTCCACCCGAGGCGAAGGACTGA
- a CDS encoding MarR family winged helix-turn-helix transcriptional regulator: MNQPGVAAAAEHAAEGGRAGSGGGAGVASVADAVVELLRTVRRSKARLLAAASNDVDSAAQILLRAAAAEGPIRASALAASVQTDLSTVSRQTAALVTRGLLERQPDPVDGRACLLVVTTAGRAVIADHEQARTAFFEEVVSDWSPEERNQFAHLLERFTAAYDKTHTRWLTDAARQAAARAGHPEESSTA; this comes from the coding sequence ATGAACCAGCCAGGCGTGGCAGCCGCCGCTGAGCACGCGGCGGAAGGCGGCCGCGCCGGAAGCGGCGGCGGAGCCGGAGTGGCTTCGGTCGCGGACGCCGTGGTCGAGCTGCTGCGGACCGTGCGCCGGTCCAAGGCCCGACTGCTGGCCGCGGCGAGCAACGACGTCGACTCGGCGGCGCAGATCCTGCTGCGTGCCGCCGCGGCCGAAGGGCCGATACGCGCGAGCGCGCTGGCTGCCAGCGTCCAGACCGACCTGTCGACGGTCAGCCGCCAGACCGCCGCGCTGGTGACGCGCGGGCTGCTGGAACGGCAGCCCGATCCGGTGGACGGCCGAGCCTGCCTGCTGGTGGTCACCACCGCGGGCCGGGCCGTCATCGCTGACCACGAGCAGGCCCGCACGGCCTTCTTCGAGGAGGTGGTGAGCGACTGGTCACCCGAGGAGCGGAACCAGTTCGCCCATCTGCTGGAACGGTTCACCGCGGCCTATGACAAGACCCACACCCGTTGGCTGACCGACGCGGCGCGGCAGGCCGCCGCCCGCGCCGGTCACCCGGAAGAAAGCAGCACCGCATGA
- a CDS encoding MDR family MFS transporter codes for MSATATRSTSSPPDGALSHRQILTILSGLVLGMFLAALDQTIVSTAIKTIGNDLNDLSAQAWVTTAFLITSTIAAPLFGKLSDIYGRKRLFMLAIVIFVVGSALCGLAQSMYELAGFRAFQGIGAGGIMPLALAVIGDIIPPRERARYQGYMMAVFASASVLGPVLGGLFSGTDSFLGAAGWRWIFYINVPIAAFALVVIAKVLHLDHVRRERRIDWWGSVLLAVGLVPLLVVAEQGQSWGWASARSFACYLIGAAGLALFVRVQHRMGDDALLPLRLFRNSTFSVASAQVTIIGMAMFGGLSVIPLYLQIVKGASPTKSGLLLLPLVAGLMLASLASGQLIARTGRYKIFPVIGSVLMVIGMGLLITIGADTPLWHTDIYMAVFGIGLGLNMQSLVLAMQNAVPAKDMGVASASSTFFRSIGGTLGTAIFLSVLFSLAGSKISHEYTKAADDPAFVAAGKAHPDQLAALHQHLGGGLNDTSFLNGLAKPLSHPFFAGFSAAGDVVFAIVAVLLLAAIVLSTRLKEVPLRMVSGNQARSQAEAAAKASPAGATAGPGNEDATTPRAGSGSDR; via the coding sequence ATGAGCGCCACCGCAACCCGTTCGACGAGCTCGCCGCCGGACGGCGCGCTGTCCCATCGCCAGATCCTGACCATCCTGTCCGGGCTCGTCCTGGGCATGTTCCTCGCGGCGCTGGACCAGACCATCGTCTCGACCGCGATCAAGACGATCGGCAACGACCTCAACGACCTGTCGGCGCAGGCGTGGGTCACCACCGCGTTCCTGATCACCTCGACGATCGCCGCACCGCTGTTCGGCAAGCTGTCCGACATCTACGGGCGCAAGCGGCTGTTCATGCTCGCGATCGTGATCTTCGTGGTCGGGTCGGCCCTGTGCGGCCTGGCCCAGTCGATGTACGAACTGGCCGGCTTCCGGGCCTTCCAGGGCATAGGCGCCGGCGGCATCATGCCGCTCGCGCTGGCCGTGATCGGCGACATCATCCCGCCCCGCGAGCGTGCCCGCTACCAGGGCTACATGATGGCCGTCTTCGCCAGCGCCTCCGTCCTCGGCCCGGTGCTCGGCGGCCTGTTCTCCGGCACGGACAGCTTCCTGGGCGCCGCCGGATGGCGGTGGATCTTCTACATCAACGTCCCCATCGCCGCCTTCGCCCTGGTCGTCATCGCCAAGGTGCTCCACCTCGACCACGTCCGCCGCGAGCGGCGCATCGACTGGTGGGGCTCGGTCCTGCTCGCCGTCGGCCTGGTGCCGCTGCTGGTGGTCGCCGAGCAGGGCCAGAGCTGGGGCTGGGCCTCGGCCCGCTCCTTCGCCTGCTACCTGATCGGTGCGGCGGGGCTCGCGCTGTTCGTCCGGGTCCAGCACCGGATGGGTGACGACGCGCTGCTTCCCCTGCGGCTGTTCCGCAACAGCACCTTCTCCGTCGCCTCCGCCCAGGTGACGATCATCGGCATGGCGATGTTCGGCGGGCTGTCGGTCATCCCGCTGTACCTGCAGATCGTCAAGGGCGCCTCGCCGACGAAGTCCGGCCTGCTGCTGCTCCCGCTGGTCGCAGGGCTGATGCTCGCCTCCCTCGCCTCCGGCCAGCTCATCGCCCGCACCGGCCGGTACAAGATCTTCCCGGTGATCGGTTCCGTCCTCATGGTCATCGGCATGGGCCTGCTGATCACGATCGGCGCCGACACGCCCCTGTGGCACACCGACATCTACATGGCCGTCTTCGGCATCGGCCTCGGGCTGAACATGCAGAGCCTCGTCCTGGCGATGCAGAACGCCGTGCCGGCCAAGGACATGGGCGTGGCCTCGGCCTCGTCGACGTTCTTCCGCTCGATCGGCGGCACGCTGGGAACCGCGATCTTCCTGTCCGTGCTGTTCTCGCTGGCGGGCTCCAAGATCAGCCACGAGTACACGAAGGCGGCCGACGACCCGGCCTTCGTCGCGGCGGGCAAGGCCCACCCCGATCAGCTGGCGGCACTGCACCAGCACCTGGGCGGCGGGCTGAACGACACGTCGTTCCTGAACGGGCTGGCCAAGCCGCTCAGCCACCCGTTCTTCGCCGGCTTCTCCGCCGCCGGCGACGTGGTCTTCGCGATCGTGGCCGTCCTCCTGCTGGCAGCCATCGTGCTCTCGACCCGGCTGAAGGAGGTCCCGCTGCGGATGGTCTCAGGCAACCAGGCCCGCTCCCAGGCGGAAGCCGCGGCGAAGGCCTCGCCGGCCGGCGCGACCGCGGGGCCGGGCAACGAAGACGCCACCACTCCGCGGGCGGGCTCAGGAAGCGACCGCTAG
- a CDS encoding RNA polymerase sigma factor, with the protein MEDDDSSDAAALARSARDPAAFEPLVARHTGALHGYLARRAPGAADDLVAEVWLRAFAGRAGFDRARGTARSWLFGVARHVLAAHWRESRPVAEAEDGAATDPWQAVDQRLDAAAVAPLIRRTLRELPAVERELLLLVIWEELTPSEAAAVVGIPQGTARSRLHRARTRLRDALTPTAAHATAHRPAGDPA; encoded by the coding sequence ATGGAAGACGATGACAGTAGTGACGCCGCCGCGCTGGCCCGCTCGGCCCGCGACCCCGCCGCATTCGAACCGCTGGTCGCCCGGCACACCGGCGCCCTGCACGGCTACCTGGCGCGGCGGGCGCCCGGCGCTGCCGACGACCTGGTGGCCGAAGTGTGGCTGCGCGCCTTCGCCGGCCGCGCCGGCTTCGACCGGGCCCGCGGCACCGCCCGCAGCTGGCTGTTCGGAGTGGCCCGGCACGTACTGGCCGCGCACTGGCGGGAGTCGCGGCCGGTGGCGGAAGCGGAGGACGGTGCCGCCACCGACCCGTGGCAGGCGGTCGACCAGCGGCTCGACGCGGCGGCGGTGGCCCCGCTCATCCGCCGCACCCTCCGCGAACTCCCGGCGGTGGAACGCGAGTTGCTGCTGCTGGTGATCTGGGAGGAGCTGACGCCCAGCGAGGCCGCCGCGGTGGTCGGCATCCCGCAGGGCACCGCACGCTCCCGGCTGCACCGAGCCCGCACCCGGCTGCGGGACGCACTCACCCCGACCGCGGCACACGCCACGGCCCACCGACCGGCAGGAGACCCGGCATGA
- a CDS encoding CBM35 domain-containing protein, translating to MRWSRLAKVLGASALPTAAVAMSINATASASPQATNGFPAHYAAPYLELSSGTAGDMAADMKATGLKDYTLAFLIPKSVCTPQWEAGNSALGAFTSQVGSLKAAGGDVIISFGGAEGGELAQTCTAVSSLTAAYASVVNTYGITRLDFDIEGDTLGDSAANARRNQALAALQAQNPDVQVDYTLAVDPSGLESDTLNLLKDAKSKGVNVNLVNIMTMDFGDGENALNDALSAAKSTAAQLASLYGISTSQAYGRLGLTPIAGRNDDNENFTQANATTLEAFAATNGVQELSFWEVDSYDKATGYAYSQIFDKITGGTTPPPTSPPPSTPPPGGGNVSYEAEAATLAGGTTITSCAHCSGGKKLSYLGNGGTATFSTVSEPAAGSYTMSISFMSVGQARTAVVSVNGVNQTVSFPETPDYNTVVTKNVTIQLKAGNNTIKFSNPSAGAPNLDRIVV from the coding sequence GTGAGATGGTCACGACTCGCCAAAGTGCTGGGCGCTTCCGCACTCCCGACAGCAGCGGTGGCGATGAGCATCAACGCGACCGCCAGCGCCAGTCCCCAGGCGACGAACGGGTTCCCCGCCCACTACGCGGCGCCCTACCTGGAGCTTTCCAGCGGCACCGCAGGTGACATGGCAGCCGACATGAAGGCCACCGGGCTGAAGGACTACACCCTGGCCTTCCTCATCCCCAAGTCGGTCTGTACTCCCCAGTGGGAGGCCGGCAACAGCGCGCTGGGCGCCTTCACCTCACAGGTCGGCAGCCTGAAGGCGGCGGGTGGCGACGTCATCATCTCCTTCGGCGGCGCGGAGGGCGGCGAACTGGCGCAGACGTGCACGGCCGTCTCGTCACTCACCGCCGCCTACGCCAGCGTGGTCAACACGTACGGCATCACCCGGCTCGACTTCGACATCGAAGGCGACACCCTGGGCGACAGCGCCGCCAACGCCCGGCGCAACCAGGCCCTCGCCGCCCTCCAGGCCCAGAACCCCGACGTCCAAGTCGACTACACCCTCGCCGTCGACCCGTCCGGCCTGGAGTCCGACACGCTGAACCTGCTCAAGGACGCCAAGAGCAAGGGCGTCAACGTCAACCTGGTCAACATCATGACCATGGACTTCGGCGACGGCGAGAACGCCCTCAACGACGCGCTGTCCGCGGCCAAGAGCACCGCCGCGCAGCTGGCGAGCCTCTACGGCATCTCCACCTCGCAGGCCTACGGACGCCTGGGCCTCACTCCGATCGCCGGCCGGAACGACGACAACGAGAACTTCACCCAGGCCAACGCCACCACGCTGGAGGCCTTCGCCGCCACCAACGGCGTCCAGGAGCTGTCCTTCTGGGAGGTCGACAGCTACGACAAGGCCACCGGATACGCGTACTCCCAGATCTTCGACAAGATCACCGGCGGCACCACCCCGCCGCCCACCAGCCCGCCGCCGTCGACGCCTCCGCCGGGTGGTGGGAACGTGTCGTACGAGGCCGAGGCGGCAACTCTGGCCGGTGGCACGACGATCACCAGCTGCGCGCACTGCTCGGGCGGGAAGAAGCTCAGCTACCTGGGCAACGGCGGCACGGCGACCTTCAGCACCGTCTCCGAACCCGCCGCGGGCAGCTACACCATGAGCATCTCCTTCATGAGCGTCGGCCAGGCCCGCACCGCCGTCGTGAGCGTCAACGGCGTCAACCAGACCGTCAGCTTCCCCGAGACACCCGACTACAACACCGTGGTCACCAAGAACGTCACCATCCAGCTCAAGGCCGGAAACAACACCATCAAATTCTCCAACCCCTCCGCCGGGGCCCCCAACCTCGACCGCATCGTCGTCTGA
- a CDS encoding glycoside hydrolase family 75 protein: MAAAAALALAVPLAIGNADAATTPTTAKAAPAATSYTAAQVLAGVQQNSTAANQVNSKPHINTMTRAQNVNVYQVASGVYAYSSGMAIDTDGSDSDPDPDHQGETTWEDSNGQALGAHHVPFYVLGDDCWDRTSPCPHFYYKERGMTGRQFALMFYNGKVIGSIFGDTQTANNQTTSDNDSRELGEASVKAAQLLGIPSSGTTGGVDNGVTVVMFSGSNWVVNGSNANLNTNTQALVQTALDSLGASMNGGTTPPPTTPPPSTPPPGGGNVSYEAEAATLAGGTTITSCAHCSGGKKLSYLGNGGTATFSNVSEPAAGSYTMSISFMSVGQARTAVVSVNGVNQTVSFPETPDYNTVVTKNVTIQLKAGNNTIKFSNPSAGAPNLDRIVV, translated from the coding sequence GTGGCAGCCGCCGCAGCCCTGGCGCTCGCCGTCCCGCTCGCCATCGGCAACGCCGATGCCGCGACGACCCCGACAACAGCCAAGGCGGCCCCGGCCGCCACCTCGTACACCGCCGCCCAGGTACTGGCCGGCGTCCAGCAGAACTCGACGGCCGCCAACCAGGTCAACTCCAAGCCCCACATCAACACCATGACGCGGGCTCAGAACGTGAACGTGTACCAGGTCGCGAGCGGCGTCTACGCCTACAGCTCCGGCATGGCCATCGACACCGACGGCAGCGACTCGGATCCCGATCCCGACCACCAGGGCGAGACGACCTGGGAAGACAGCAACGGCCAGGCCCTGGGCGCGCACCACGTGCCGTTCTACGTGCTGGGCGACGACTGCTGGGACCGCACGTCCCCCTGCCCGCACTTCTACTACAAGGAACGCGGCATGACCGGCCGCCAGTTCGCGCTGATGTTCTACAACGGCAAGGTCATCGGCTCGATCTTCGGCGACACGCAGACCGCGAACAACCAGACCACCTCGGACAACGACTCGCGCGAACTGGGCGAGGCGTCCGTGAAGGCGGCCCAGCTGCTCGGCATCCCCAGCAGCGGTACCACCGGCGGTGTCGACAACGGCGTGACCGTGGTGATGTTCTCCGGCTCGAACTGGGTCGTCAACGGCAGTAACGCCAACCTCAACACCAACACCCAGGCCCTGGTGCAGACCGCCCTGGACAGCCTCGGCGCGAGCATGAACGGCGGCACCACCCCGCCGCCCACCACTCCGCCGCCGTCGACGCCTCCGCCGGGTGGTGGGAACGTGTCGTACGAGGCCGAGGCGGCAACTCTGGCCGGTGGCACGACGATCACCAGCTGCGCGCACTGCTCGGGCGGGAAGAAGCTCAGCTACCTGGGCAACGGCGGCACGGCGACCTTCAGCAACGTCTCCGAACCCGCCGCGGGCAGCTACACCATGAGCATCTCCTTCATGAGCGTCGGCCAGGCCCGCACCGCCGTCGTGAGCGTCAACGGCGTCAACCAGACCGTCAGCTTCCCCGAGACACCCGACTACAACACCGTGGTCACCAAGAACGTCACCATCCAGCTCAAGGCCGGAAACAACACCATCAAATTCTCCAACCCCTCCGCCGGGGCCCCCAACCTCGACCGCATCGTCGTCTGA
- a CDS encoding TerD family protein produces MSGLSKGIERAEARLKWDPSPLGAPPSDLDLIAATYRVGAEHGDPAYLVAFGSRFSPDGTIWLNRDSTNGKGLGFDEVLTLDLGRLSPEYGRVVVAVAIQQGFGRLEFQTVANPAYQLVTGYTVLAEGDFTSIGPATGATLAEFTRAPSGAWEFHSLLVGYDADPDTLSRTMGHRSA; encoded by the coding sequence ATGAGCGGCCTCAGTAAGGGCATCGAACGGGCCGAGGCACGGCTGAAGTGGGACCCGAGTCCGCTGGGGGCTCCGCCGAGCGATCTGGATCTGATCGCCGCGACGTACCGGGTCGGGGCGGAACACGGCGACCCGGCGTATCTGGTCGCCTTCGGCAGCCGGTTCTCGCCCGACGGCACGATCTGGCTCAACCGGGACAGCACCAACGGCAAGGGCCTGGGCTTCGACGAGGTGCTGACCCTCGACCTGGGCCGGCTCTCTCCCGAGTACGGCCGGGTCGTGGTGGCCGTGGCGATCCAGCAGGGCTTCGGCCGGCTGGAGTTCCAGACGGTGGCCAACCCGGCCTACCAGCTCGTGACCGGCTACACCGTGCTGGCCGAGGGCGACTTCACCTCGATCGGCCCCGCCACGGGGGCGACGCTGGCGGAGTTCACCCGCGCCCCGTCGGGCGCGTGGGAGTTCCACAGCCTGCTGGTCGGCTATGACGCCGACCCCGACACCCTCAGCCGGACGATGGGCCACCGGTCGGCCTGA
- a CDS encoding alpha/beta hydrolase — protein MHSPSVGPSTWRPVAEELAAAGYQVRVPSLLHIGAGAPPFWPRIAEAVHDDLRHVPVDTPVTLVAHSNAGLFLPAIRSGLDHPVTSSIFVDAALPARHGPTPVAPPELLAFLRPMAVDGRLPRWTDWWDEADVAPMFSDPAVRQTVIEEQPTLPLSYYEQHIPVPAGWDDHPCAYLLFGPPYDEPAAEARERGWQVAHLPGAHLHQVVEPARTARHLIELATT, from the coding sequence GTGCACAGTCCGTCCGTGGGCCCCTCGACCTGGCGGCCCGTGGCCGAAGAGCTGGCAGCGGCGGGATACCAGGTTCGGGTCCCGTCACTGCTGCACATCGGCGCGGGCGCGCCGCCGTTCTGGCCCCGCATCGCCGAGGCCGTCCACGACGACCTCCGGCATGTCCCGGTCGACACGCCCGTCACCTTGGTGGCACACAGCAACGCAGGCCTGTTCCTCCCCGCGATCCGCTCGGGCCTGGACCATCCGGTGACCAGCTCGATCTTCGTCGATGCCGCACTGCCGGCCCGGCACGGTCCGACCCCGGTCGCCCCACCCGAACTGCTGGCATTCCTGCGCCCGATGGCCGTGGACGGCAGGCTGCCGCGCTGGACGGACTGGTGGGACGAGGCCGACGTCGCGCCCATGTTCTCCGACCCGGCGGTGCGACAGACGGTCATCGAGGAGCAGCCCACCCTGCCGCTGTCCTACTACGAGCAGCACATCCCCGTGCCCGCAGGCTGGGACGACCACCCTTGCGCCTACCTGCTGTTCGGCCCTCCCTACGACGAGCCTGCCGCCGAGGCCCGGGAACGCGGCTGGCAGGTGGCCCACCTGCCCGGCGCGCACCTGCATCAGGTCGTCGAACCTGCCCGCACGGCCCGCCATCTCATCGAACTCGCCACGACGTGA